A genomic window from Gammaproteobacteria bacterium includes:
- a CDS encoding ABC transporter permease: MTLLKQISAVTAMNLKSVPQRIGSSLVIVIGIAGVVGVLVSVGAMVRGLGDTLISSGNENRAIVLRNGATSEISSVLSPEATATILNAPGIARTPDGEAAVTTDMIIAVNLEKKEGGLGALTVRGMSPEGFTVRPEIELVAGRMFEPGLREAIVGRNAQIEYQGLEIGDRVELRSSVWTIVGVFRSGDSFESGILTDVDTLLSAYQRTQVSSATALLTSPQAFDELKATITTDPTLDVQVLREPDYYRGQSQQVQAILAVVTNVVAAIMALGALFAALNSMYSAVSARTVEIATLRAIGFGSGGVVVSVLAEAMLLALVGALIGAAAAWLLFGGNTISMGNQVASLVFQVRVTPALLGLGILWACAVGFVGGLLPAIRAARLPVATALRAV; the protein is encoded by the coding sequence ATGACGCTGCTCAAGCAAATCTCGGCCGTGACGGCCATGAACCTGAAGAGCGTGCCGCAGCGGATCGGCAGCTCGCTCGTGATCGTGATCGGGATCGCCGGCGTCGTCGGCGTGCTCGTCTCGGTGGGCGCGATGGTCCGCGGGCTCGGCGATACTTTGATCTCGTCGGGCAACGAGAACCGCGCGATCGTCCTGCGCAACGGCGCGACGTCCGAGATCTCGAGCGTGCTGTCGCCGGAGGCCACGGCGACGATCCTGAACGCTCCCGGGATCGCCCGCACGCCGGACGGCGAGGCGGCCGTGACGACCGACATGATCATCGCCGTGAATCTCGAGAAGAAGGAGGGCGGTCTCGGAGCGCTGACCGTGCGCGGGATGTCGCCGGAGGGCTTTACCGTGCGTCCGGAGATCGAGCTCGTGGCCGGGCGCATGTTCGAGCCGGGGCTGCGGGAGGCGATCGTCGGACGCAATGCGCAGATCGAGTACCAGGGGCTCGAGATCGGCGATCGAGTCGAGCTGCGCAGCAGCGTGTGGACGATCGTCGGCGTGTTTCGCAGCGGTGACAGCTTCGAGTCGGGGATCCTCACCGACGTGGATACGTTGCTGTCCGCCTACCAGCGCACGCAGGTGTCGAGCGCCACGGCGCTCTTGACGTCGCCTCAGGCTTTCGACGAGCTGAAGGCGACGATCACAACGGACCCGACGCTCGACGTCCAAGTGCTTCGGGAGCCCGACTACTACCGCGGGCAGTCGCAGCAGGTCCAGGCGATCCTGGCCGTCGTGACCAACGTCGTGGCGGCCATCATGGCCCTCGGGGCGCTCTTCGCCGCGTTGAACTCGATGTACTCGGCCGTCAGTGCGCGGACGGTCGAGATCGCAACGCTGCGCGCGATCGGCTTCGGCTCGGGCGGCGTCGTCGTGTCCGTGCTGGCCGAGGCCATGCTGCTTGCCCTCGTCGGCGCGCTGATCGGCGCCGCTGCCGCCTGGCTGCTCTTCGGCGGCAACACGATCAGCATGGGCAACCAGGTCGCGTCGCTCGTGTTCCAGGTGCGGGTGACGCCGGCGCTTCTCGGGCTCGGCATCCTGTGGGCCTGCGCGGTCGGCTTCGTCGGCGGGCTGTTGCCCGCGATCCGGGCGGCCCGCTTGCCGGTGGCCACGGCGTTGCGCGCGGTTTAG